CTGTTATTTTATgacataaacaataaaaactacGTCTATCATTTTGTGGAACGTGCCATGGCTTTCGAACACGATGAGGCTAAAATACACAAACAGCGATAGTAACACGTCAAAGATAGCTCTGGGGACACTGGTTATCTCTCTATTATCTTTGAAAGAGTTGAATCGCCAAACACAATAGCGAGATGCAAGTTGTGACTCAACAGATTTAAAtattgataaaaacaagttgaGACGACAGCGGCGGCGTACGCCAGGACTGCAACAGGTGATCCTCGTTCCCGGGCGTAGTGGTGATTGACAGCCGCGGCTACCCAATCAGTGGGCAGACATCAGCGCAAATAAGCCAATCGCGTGCGGTGGCGGAGTCAATATGGGCGTTTACGCGTTCTGCGGAGCCTAAGCTTCGTCAGTGTGATCTAGGCCGAGCTCCGAGCACTCACGAGCGGTGTGTTCTCTTCACTCTCACCGGGGAGGTGGAAATACGACATTATTCATCTTTTCACGGCGGAAGACGCCTTTTGAGCTCCGGAAAAGTGACGGATATTCGCGCTACGGAGGGCTCAGACTGGTAGGTTACAACATATGTtccggtttttttttgttttttttaatatatatatatatatatatatatatatatataaaataaaataaaaactcccTTGTGTGCAGTGTTCCCCCtctgtcattaaaaaaaggtttacgTGTTAGGTTCAGCTCTACTGCAGGCATGCACCAGAGCACTACCTCAAactaaacatgtatttattaaaaacgcGACAGAGGAAATGCACTACAAACTGAATTAAATGGTTTAGGATAAATTATTTATGTTAGAGATTTACTAAAAATATGGTGGCAAAATTTAAGTGTCTGTTTAATTGCATTTTGACACGGTGGCAAGGCTTCTATGCACATGATAAGTGTGTAATGGTAGTTTGGCTCATGTTTACACACTTTTGTAAGCCACTGTTGCATAATACTGCCTTTGCTGTCTTTTAACTGACATAATGTTTAGTTAGGATAGTGCTCCACCAAGGCTTTATCATGTCAAAGATGGTGGTGATTTCCTGTAACAGGTTATATTTTAAGATGCTACTTTAAATGTCATATCCAAATCATATATTTTCCCAACAATTgtaaaggggggaaaaagacaCCGAAATGTTTTTTGAATCAAATTATTAGCTAATGGCCTGATGCATTAGGAGTAATAAAGTTTTATATTGCTAATGCAAATGCAAGTTGGAGTTAATAGATCCGGATCAGTTAGGGATTAGGGTTAGTTTACTAGGAAGACTCACACAAGTTCAGTAAATGATGTCAAACTGGTTTCACTTACACTGAGCAGCATAACTGGGAACCAATCCAACCGATTTCCTTTTCATTTGGATGGAGTGTTGCAAAAaaatttgttgtcacatttcctAATTTTCACCCTCTTTTATTTGAGCCTCACTGAAATTATCCGTTTTGCGGGAGCAGTTCTGCCCCATGCAAATGAGCTACAGCTCACCCTGCCCCCTCTACTGTGGGGCCAATGTCAAGCATCAATTGCAAAGCGTGGGCAACCCACACAAAGTCAAATCATCGACTATTTTGTAAGATAATTTGCACAACTCGGCttagcttttggctttgacacgcTAGAAGTTATGTGTAGTCTGTCCGTCGCCTAAAATGGTGGATTTTTCTTCCAGCCTAGCTGCCCAGTCATGAGCAGAGAAATTGAGTGCGGGAGCAGTATTATTTAGAATAGTCAAATTGTTACAATTTGGCGAAATTATGAACGGATCATTGACGgacacattttatgaaataggTAGGTAACAAAACGTTTATTTGGTAGTTTAATTTCaaacttgatgggtgggcaggcacttcagagacccaactatttataTATAAGCTATTaataagtcaattttccatatgtccccccaaaaaagtatgtGACAGACTTACAGCGAAATATCCCATGGATTTTAAGAACTGCAACACATTTTCCAGGCTCGTCCAGTGGTCCCGTTAGCttagcttttggctttgacacggTATTGCTTCAGTGGAGTTCAGCCGTTGCTTGAAAGCGAAGTATCTTAACCCCCGCCTACctgccaagtcatgggcagagaaactACATGTATTGTGTAAATAGTGTAAATGTGATGTCATTCACACTGGCTTGCTCACAGACATATTCTCGGAACTAGGTAGATGACGACAGATGGTAAATGTGTGAGCATCTGTGAAGCACTTCGGGCAATGTGATGGTGTAgttaaagcactatataagtgcaaTGCATTTACCATTTAACATTGAATTCTTGTAACACTTTACCAGTAAGActgtgtttaattaaaaaaataaccttaAATGTACTTGCAGGTTCTTGCTGCAGCCATTTTGGATAATAAAATTACACTGAGGATTAGCCTGTGAAAGTTGGCTGGAATCGTGCTGGCCCTTCCCCATGAGGAAAGATGGGGAATGGCTTCTCGGAACAACCTAGCTTCCTGGCGAGCATCCCCTTCTTCCAGTCCTTCCACATCGCCATCCTCGGACTGGACTCAGCTGGCAAGACCACCGTGCTGTACAGGCTGCAGTTCAACGAGTTTGTCAACACAGTGCCCACCAAGGGCTTCAACGCGGAGCGGGTGCGGGTGTCCTTGGGCGGTCACCGCACCGTGACCTTCCAATTTTGGGACGTGGGTGGCCAGGAGAAGCTGCGGCCACTGTGGAAGTCCTACACTCGTTGCACGGATGGTATCATCTTTGTGGTGGACTCTGTGGACAGTGAGCGCATGGAGGAGGCGAAGACGGAGCTCCACAAGATCGCCAAGACCTCGGAGAACCAGGGCGTGCCCCTGTTGGTGGTGGCCAACAAGCAGGACCTGAGGCACTCCCTAGGGCTGCTGGAGATCGAGAAGCTACTTGCactgaaggagctaagcccgGCGACGCCGTGGCACCTGCAGCCCGCTTGCGCCATCATCGGGGATGGACTCAGGGAGGGCCTAGACCGACTCTATGACCTCATCTTGAAGCACAGAAAGGTGATCCGGCAGCAGAGGAAGAAGCGATAAAGACTGTGAGTTACGGATAAAGGTGTGTCTGGAGTCAAATCCAGCGTCTACGTTGTTGTCTCAGTTCTCTGAGCTTAAAGGTTTGTCAGGCTGTGTTCACACTTGTCAGGTTTAAAAACGAACTCTGCTGCGATCCTTCGTAGTGCGGTTCGTTTGGGCAATGTAAACCATGGTGTGCAACAAACAAGCTCACCTAGACCACACAAAGACTGTGTTAAAACCCATTAGGTGTGGTCAAGTTGGAACTTGATCACCCGGACTGAGGCTGCTTGAGGACTTGGTCTCGGGCTTCTCGCAAGTGAACTCTGGTGCGTTTTGGTTAATTGGCGCTCAAGTATGAATGCTACATAGACCAAACAGGCAGCCCGAGACCGCTTGAAGACTTGGTCTCGATCTGTTTGCAGTTGAACATTAGTGGACTGAGACTTTTTGAGGAATTGGTCTCAGCCCACTTGCAAAAGAACTCTGATGTGGTTCGGT
The genomic region above belongs to Phyllopteryx taeniolatus isolate TA_2022b chromosome 6, UOR_Ptae_1.2, whole genome shotgun sequence and contains:
- the arl4aa gene encoding ADP-ribosylation factor-like 4aa is translated as MGNGFSEQPSFLASIPFFQSFHIAILGLDSAGKTTVLYRLQFNEFVNTVPTKGFNAERVRVSLGGHRTVTFQFWDVGGQEKLRPLWKSYTRCTDGIIFVVDSVDSERMEEAKTELHKIAKTSENQGVPLLVVANKQDLRHSLGLLEIEKLLALKELSPATPWHLQPACAIIGDGLREGLDRLYDLILKHRKVIRQQRKKR